A window from Nocardioides mesophilus encodes these proteins:
- a CDS encoding MFS transporter encodes MGRGVRRVGSATGTAAGYTVRQARRATHAQGAGQSGLSRLIELHAFNAAGDAAVAISLAGTLFFQVPTDQARSQVALFLAMTMLPFAVVAPLIGPLLDRFGQGRRWAIGATMATRGFLCWVLADAVGSGSAALFPAALGVLVASKAYGVTRAAAVPRLLPEQLTLVRANSRISLAGVAGAAVSAPIAVLAASVGAEWSLRYAFAVFAVATVLAVLLPARVDNPADGQGSGLPGARRRTATPASVVLGLRCNAGLRLLSGFLTMFMAFLLRDRPFPGWEDRPELLLGLVIGSAGLGSTLGVALGSALRTVRPELTVVLTLVVAVAVTVTTALFYGLPTAVLLGLTAGLTQSFGKLSLDALIQREIPEQTRAGAFARVETLLQLSWVLGGFLGITLPLVPQVGLGVTASVLVAWTGWVVATNRRTRTA; translated from the coding sequence ATGGGACGCGGCGTGCGTCGGGTCGGCTCCGCGACCGGTACGGCGGCCGGCTACACCGTGCGGCAGGCGCGGCGCGCCACCCACGCCCAGGGCGCCGGCCAGAGCGGCCTGTCCCGGCTGATCGAGCTGCACGCGTTCAACGCCGCCGGGGACGCAGCGGTCGCGATCAGCCTGGCGGGCACGCTGTTCTTCCAGGTGCCGACCGACCAGGCGCGCAGCCAGGTGGCGCTCTTCCTGGCCATGACGATGCTGCCCTTCGCGGTGGTGGCCCCGCTGATCGGCCCGCTCCTCGACCGCTTCGGCCAGGGGCGCCGCTGGGCCATCGGCGCCACCATGGCGACCCGCGGCTTCCTGTGCTGGGTGCTCGCCGACGCGGTCGGCTCCGGCTCCGCCGCGCTGTTCCCGGCGGCGCTCGGCGTGCTCGTCGCCTCGAAGGCCTACGGGGTGACCCGCGCGGCCGCCGTGCCCCGGCTGCTGCCCGAGCAGCTGACGCTGGTGCGGGCGAACTCCCGGATCTCGCTCGCCGGGGTGGCCGGGGCGGCGGTGTCCGCGCCGATCGCGGTCCTGGCGGCCTCGGTCGGCGCGGAGTGGTCGCTGCGCTACGCCTTCGCCGTGTTCGCGGTCGCCACCGTGCTGGCCGTCCTGCTGCCGGCCCGCGTCGACAACCCCGCCGACGGCCAGGGGTCGGGGCTTCCCGGAGCCCGCCGACGGACCGCGACGCCGGCCTCGGTGGTCCTCGGGCTGCGCTGCAACGCCGGGCTGCGGCTGCTCTCGGGGTTCTTGACGATGTTCATGGCGTTCCTGCTGCGGGACCGGCCGTTCCCCGGCTGGGAGGACCGTCCCGAGCTGCTGCTCGGCCTGGTGATCGGCTCCGCCGGTCTGGGCAGCACGCTCGGCGTCGCCCTCGGCTCGGCCCTGCGCACGGTCCGCCCCGAGCTCACCGTCGTCCTCACCCTGGTGGTCGCGGTGGCGGTGACGGTGACGACCGCGCTCTTCTACGGGCTGCCGACCGCGGTGCTGCTCGGCCTCACCGCCGGGCTGACCCAGTCGTTCGGGAAGCTGTCGCTCGACGCCCTGATCCAGCGCGAGATCCCCGAGCAGACCCGGGCCGGCGCCTTCGCCCGCGTCGAGACGCTGCTCCAGCTGTCCTGGGTGCTCGGCGGCTTTCTCGGGATCACGCTGCCGCTGGTGCCGCAGGTCGGCCTCGGGGTGACCGCATCGGTCCTGGTGGCGTGGACCGGCTGGGTGGTGGCCACGAACCGGCGGACCCGCACGGCCTGA
- a CDS encoding cold-shock protein translates to MPTGKVKWYDAEKGFGFLSKDEGGDVYVRSDALPAGTPALKPGSRVEFGIVQGRRGDQALQVRLLEPTQSVSKALRKKPADMVVIVEDLYRLLEPLEQSYRNGRHPDPKTAKPTAKLLRALADELEL, encoded by the coding sequence GTGCCGACTGGCAAGGTGAAGTGGTACGACGCCGAGAAGGGTTTCGGCTTCCTGTCGAAGGACGAGGGCGGCGACGTCTACGTCCGCTCCGACGCACTCCCTGCCGGGACCCCCGCGCTCAAGCCCGGGTCGCGGGTGGAGTTCGGGATCGTCCAGGGACGCCGCGGGGACCAGGCGCTGCAGGTGCGGCTGCTCGAGCCGACCCAGTCGGTCTCGAAGGCGCTGCGCAAGAAGCCCGCCGACATGGTGGTGATCGTCGAGGACCTCTACCGGCTGCTGGAGCCCCTCGAGCAGAGCTACCGCAACGGCCGGCACCCCGATCCCAAGACCGCGAAGCCGACGGCGAAGCTGCTGCGCGCCCTGGCCGACGAGCTCGAGCTCTAG
- a CDS encoding HAD hydrolase-like protein: MTAPAPLVVGFDLDMTLIDTRPGVVATLGELARRHSLELDTDEISSRLGPPLAHLLAPYVEAHRMDEVIDSFREVYAEHAIAPTLAFDGAHEALAAVRGHGGRSVVVTGKFAPNATLHLQALGFDVDHLSGELWGAGKGEVLREQGAAVYVGDHVHDVEGARAAGALSVSVLTGPCTAEELRAAGTDVVLPDLAAFPAWLDEHVLDRRLAALEADLRARGSVLVAFSGGADSAFLLAAAVRALGPDRVAAGTAYSDSLPHAERSPARDFAESLGVRVLTPTTHEMEREGYRANAGDRCYFCKAELLDVLSPLADRLGLAHVATGTNADDAIAGFRPGIRAAHERGAITPLRDAGLTKEQIRAASRRWRLPTWDKPAAACLSSRVAYGIEVSPFRLARVERAEAGAREALAAAGLAVRDLRVRDLGERASLEIDRDLVTAAVATPAVLDAVRSAGFPEAVLDPAGFRSGSMNERLPEPERYR, translated from the coding sequence GTGACTGCACCCGCTCCGCTCGTCGTGGGCTTCGACCTCGACATGACGCTCATCGACACCCGCCCCGGGGTCGTGGCGACCTTGGGGGAGCTGGCGCGGCGGCACTCTCTCGAGCTGGACACCGACGAGATCAGCAGCCGGCTCGGGCCGCCGCTGGCGCACCTGCTCGCGCCGTACGTCGAGGCGCACCGGATGGACGAGGTGATCGACAGCTTCCGGGAGGTCTACGCCGAGCACGCGATCGCCCCGACGCTGGCCTTCGACGGGGCACACGAGGCCCTCGCCGCGGTCCGCGGCCACGGTGGCCGCTCGGTCGTGGTCACCGGCAAGTTCGCCCCCAACGCGACGCTGCACCTGCAGGCGCTCGGCTTCGACGTCGACCACCTGTCCGGTGAGTTGTGGGGAGCCGGCAAGGGTGAAGTGCTGCGCGAGCAGGGAGCCGCGGTCTACGTCGGCGACCACGTCCACGACGTCGAGGGCGCCCGCGCCGCCGGCGCGCTGAGCGTCTCCGTCCTCACCGGTCCGTGCACCGCCGAGGAGCTGCGCGCGGCCGGCACCGACGTGGTCCTGCCCGACCTCGCTGCCTTCCCCGCGTGGCTCGACGAGCACGTGCTGGATCGCCGACTTGCCGCGCTCGAGGCCGACCTGCGGGCCCGCGGGTCGGTGCTGGTGGCCTTCTCCGGCGGCGCGGACAGCGCCTTCCTGCTCGCCGCCGCGGTGCGCGCCCTCGGGCCGGACCGGGTCGCCGCGGGGACGGCGTACTCCGACTCGCTGCCGCACGCCGAACGCTCCCCGGCGCGCGACTTCGCCGAGTCGCTGGGGGTGCGGGTGCTGACCCCCACCACCCACGAGATGGAGCGGGAGGGCTACCGCGCCAACGCCGGCGACCGGTGCTACTTCTGCAAGGCCGAGCTGCTCGACGTGCTGTCCCCGCTGGCCGACCGGCTCGGGCTGGCCCACGTCGCGACCGGCACCAACGCCGACGACGCGATCGCCGGCTTCCGGCCCGGGATCCGGGCCGCGCACGAGCGCGGCGCGATCACCCCGCTGCGGGACGCCGGGCTCACCAAGGAGCAGATCCGGGCCGCCTCCCGCCGGTGGCGGCTGCCGACGTGGGACAAGCCCGCCGCGGCGTGCCTGTCCTCACGGGTGGCCTACGGGATCGAGGTCAGTCCGTTCCGGCTGGCCCGGGTGGAGCGGGCCGAGGCCGGTGCCCGGGAGGCGCTGGCGGCGGCCGGCCTGGCGGTGCGCGACCTCCGGGTCCGCGACCTCGGCGAGCGGGCCAGCCTGGAGATCGACCGGGACCTGGTGACGGCGGCCGTGGCCACGCCGGCCGTGCTGGACGCCGTACGCTCCGCGGGGTTCCCCGAGGCGGTGCTCGACCCGGCTGGCTTCCGGTCCGGCTCGATGAACGAGCGGCTGCCCGAGCCGGAGCGTTACCGCTGA
- a CDS encoding S8 family serine peptidase — MRGFGADAVASTELLSARDSTGHGSHAASTAAGEEDVTAVIDGRGFGSGSGVAPAAHLAVYKACWTAPDPVDDGCSTADLVAAVDAAVADGVDVLSYSVEGSADPVDSVGLAFLGAASANVFVAASAGNDGPAAGTVGNTSPWVTTVGASTHRLRQGGVVLGDGTVLVGAMVGDRSVPSSRVVRGADVPAPAATGAQARVCALGSLDAALVQDRVVVCERGRTPRVEKSAAVSRAGGAAMVLVNSAAGPGDVEADVHAVPTVHLAVADAVRLAAYLDRAGERARVALDPDAAEDEPVPTVAPFSGRGPVAGGDVLKPDLTAPGVGVVGAVAPPSDDGRLWDLRSGTSVSAPHVAGLAALLHGLHPTWSPSRLHSAMSTTAQQLAGDAGPFAVGSGQVLPRDSLDPGLVLDVPAAAWRRYAAGELAGQDLNLPSVSVPRLVGSTTLVRRLTHVGARPETYTASVAGLGGLDVRVAPATLTLQPGQSRRVRITLTATSAAPATGFATGSLRWTGARHEARLPVVVRTASVAAPQQVVAERDSGSVAVRARSGAGRAVQVRSGGLVPARPVGLTLRPGSFDERDPQVDQDTFATSVHVPAGTEAVRIELDGDSAQDDGDLYLFRGRQLVASSATPAADAEVTLASPPPGDYTLYVHAAASGDRSTTTGRLLTWVVPETGGTPLELQQPGDPTGPGGRIDYAASWRDLDPTQDWLAVVGYSGSDEQTLLRVE, encoded by the coding sequence GTGCGTGGCTTCGGCGCCGACGCGGTGGCCAGCACCGAGCTGCTCTCGGCCCGTGACAGCACCGGGCACGGGTCGCACGCGGCCTCCACCGCCGCCGGCGAGGAGGACGTCACCGCGGTCATCGACGGCCGCGGCTTCGGCTCCGGGTCCGGGGTCGCTCCCGCCGCGCACCTCGCGGTCTACAAGGCGTGCTGGACCGCCCCCGACCCGGTCGACGACGGCTGCAGCACCGCCGACCTGGTGGCCGCCGTCGACGCGGCGGTGGCCGACGGCGTCGACGTGCTCAGCTACTCCGTCGAGGGCAGCGCCGACCCGGTGGACTCCGTGGGCCTGGCCTTCCTCGGCGCCGCCTCCGCCAACGTCTTCGTGGCCGCCTCGGCCGGCAACGACGGGCCGGCGGCGGGGACCGTCGGCAACACCTCGCCGTGGGTGACCACCGTGGGCGCCAGCACCCACCGGCTCCGCCAGGGCGGCGTGGTGCTGGGCGACGGCACCGTGCTGGTCGGCGCGATGGTCGGCGACCGGTCGGTGCCCTCCAGCCGCGTGGTGCGCGGTGCGGACGTCCCCGCTCCGGCGGCCACCGGTGCCCAGGCGCGGGTCTGCGCGCTCGGCTCGCTCGACGCGGCGCTCGTCCAGGACCGGGTGGTGGTCTGCGAGCGAGGCCGCACCCCGCGGGTGGAGAAGTCCGCCGCGGTCTCCCGGGCCGGCGGCGCCGCGATGGTGCTGGTCAACTCCGCGGCCGGGCCCGGGGACGTCGAGGCGGACGTGCACGCCGTCCCCACCGTCCACCTCGCCGTCGCCGACGCGGTCCGGCTGGCGGCGTACCTCGACCGGGCCGGTGAGCGGGCCCGGGTCGCGCTCGACCCCGACGCCGCCGAGGACGAGCCGGTGCCCACCGTCGCGCCGTTCTCCGGGCGCGGCCCGGTGGCCGGCGGCGACGTGCTCAAGCCCGACCTGACCGCCCCCGGAGTCGGGGTCGTCGGCGCCGTCGCCCCACCGTCGGACGACGGCCGGCTGTGGGACCTGCGCTCCGGGACCTCGGTGAGCGCTCCCCACGTCGCCGGGCTCGCGGCGCTCCTGCACGGCCTGCACCCGACGTGGTCCCCCAGCCGGCTGCACTCGGCGATGAGCACCACCGCGCAGCAGCTGGCCGGCGACGCCGGGCCGTTCGCGGTCGGCTCCGGCCAGGTGCTGCCGCGCGACTCGCTGGACCCGGGGCTGGTGCTGGACGTGCCGGCCGCCGCGTGGCGTCGCTACGCCGCCGGCGAGCTCGCCGGCCAGGATCTGAACCTGCCCTCCGTCTCGGTGCCGCGGCTGGTGGGCAGCACCACGCTGGTGCGCCGGCTCACCCACGTGGGCGCCCGACCCGAGACCTACACCGCCTCGGTCGCCGGGCTCGGCGGCCTCGACGTCCGCGTCGCGCCCGCCACCCTCACCCTGCAACCGGGACAGAGCCGTCGGGTGCGGATCACCCTGACCGCGACCTCGGCCGCCCCGGCCACCGGCTTCGCCACCGGCAGCCTGCGCTGGACGGGCGCCCGCCACGAGGCGCGGCTGCCGGTCGTGGTGCGCACGGCATCGGTCGCGGCGCCGCAGCAGGTCGTCGCCGAACGTGACTCCGGCTCCGTCGCGGTGCGCGCCCGCTCCGGCGCCGGACGCGCCGTGCAGGTCCGCTCCGGCGGCCTGGTGCCCGCCCGGCCGGTGGGCCTCACCCTCCGCCCGGGCAGCTTCGACGAGCGGGACCCGCAGGTGGACCAGGACACCTTCGCCACCTCGGTGCACGTGCCGGCCGGGACCGAGGCGGTCCGCATCGAGCTCGACGGGGACAGCGCGCAGGACGACGGCGACCTCTACCTGTTCCGGGGCCGGCAGCTGGTCGCCTCCTCGGCGACCCCGGCCGCCGACGCGGAGGTCACCCTGGCCTCGCCCCCGCCCGGCGACTACACGCTCTACGTGCACGCGGCGGCGAGCGGCGACCGGTCGACGACCACGGGGCGGCTGCTGACCTGGGTGGTGCCCGAGACCGGTGGCACCCCGTTGGAGCTGCAGCAGCCCGGCGACCCGACCGGTCCGGGCGGCCGGATCGACTACGCCGCCTCCTGGCGCGACCTCGACCCCACCCAGGACTGGCTGGCCGTGGTCGGCTACTCCGGCTCCGACGAGCAGACCCTCCTGCGCGTCGAGTGA
- a CDS encoding AMP-binding protein, with product MESYAAGETSPALIEETIGDNFARIAREHADREALVEVATGRRWTYAELDRDVDAMARGLIAAGIAKGDRVGIWSPNCAEWTITQYATAKVGAILVNVNPSYRTHELAYALNQSGMRMLVSATEFKSSDYRSMVGQVREEATALERVVFLGAGDWEDLVAQGEGLPSDAVPERLATLRNTDPINIQYTSGTTGFPKGATLSHRNILNNGFFTTELINFTEQDRLCIPVPFYHCFGMVMGNLGCTSHGAAMVIPAPGFDPAATLRAVQDERCTGVYGVPTMFIAMQNHPDFAGFDLSTLRTGVMAGSICPVEVMKRCIGDMNMAEVSIAYGMTETSPVSCQTRSDDDLDRRTATIGRAHPHVEIKVVDPVTGETVERGETGEFCTRGYSVMLGYWQDPEKTAEAIDPDGWMHTGDLAVMREDGYCNIVGRIKDMVIRGGENIYPREIEEFLYTHPDVEDVQVVGVPDERYGEELCAWVRLKEGAEPLDADAVRAFATDKLAHYKIPRYVLVVDEFPMTVTGKIRKVEMREESARRLGLG from the coding sequence ATGGAGTCCTACGCCGCCGGAGAGACCAGTCCCGCGCTGATCGAGGAGACGATCGGCGACAACTTCGCCCGCATCGCCCGTGAGCACGCGGACCGGGAGGCGCTCGTCGAGGTGGCCACCGGGCGGCGGTGGACCTACGCCGAGCTCGACCGCGACGTCGACGCGATGGCACGGGGCCTGATCGCGGCCGGGATCGCCAAGGGCGACCGGGTCGGCATCTGGTCCCCGAACTGCGCGGAGTGGACGATCACCCAGTACGCCACCGCCAAGGTCGGCGCGATCCTCGTCAACGTCAACCCGTCCTACCGCACCCACGAGCTGGCCTACGCCCTCAACCAGTCCGGGATGCGGATGCTCGTGTCCGCGACCGAGTTCAAGAGCAGCGACTACCGGTCGATGGTCGGGCAGGTCCGCGAGGAGGCGACCGCGCTGGAGCGGGTGGTGTTCCTCGGCGCCGGCGACTGGGAGGACCTGGTCGCCCAGGGCGAGGGCCTCCCGTCGGACGCGGTCCCCGAACGCCTGGCGACGCTGCGCAACACCGACCCGATCAACATCCAGTACACCTCGGGGACCACCGGGTTCCCGAAGGGGGCGACGCTGTCGCACCGCAACATCCTCAACAACGGCTTCTTCACCACCGAGCTGATCAACTTCACCGAGCAGGACCGGCTGTGCATCCCGGTGCCCTTCTACCACTGCTTCGGGATGGTGATGGGCAACCTCGGCTGCACCTCGCACGGCGCCGCGATGGTGATCCCGGCCCCCGGCTTCGACCCCGCCGCGACCCTGCGGGCGGTCCAGGACGAGCGCTGCACGGGGGTGTACGGCGTACCGACGATGTTCATCGCGATGCAGAACCATCCCGACTTCGCCGGCTTCGACCTGTCGACCCTGCGGACCGGGGTGATGGCCGGCTCCATCTGCCCGGTCGAGGTGATGAAGCGGTGCATCGGGGACATGAACATGGCCGAGGTGTCGATCGCCTACGGGATGACCGAGACCTCCCCGGTGTCGTGCCAGACCCGCAGCGACGACGACCTGGACCGGCGTACCGCCACGATCGGCCGCGCGCACCCGCACGTCGAGATCAAGGTGGTCGACCCGGTGACGGGGGAGACCGTGGAGCGCGGGGAGACCGGGGAGTTCTGCACCCGCGGCTACTCGGTGATGCTCGGCTACTGGCAGGACCCGGAGAAGACGGCCGAGGCGATCGACCCCGACGGGTGGATGCACACCGGCGACCTCGCGGTGATGCGCGAGGACGGCTACTGCAACATCGTCGGGCGGATCAAGGACATGGTGATCCGCGGCGGCGAGAACATCTACCCGCGCGAGATCGAGGAGTTCCTCTACACCCACCCCGACGTCGAGGACGTCCAGGTGGTCGGGGTCCCCGACGAGCGGTACGGCGAGGAGCTGTGCGCCTGGGTGAGGCTGAAGGAGGGCGCCGAGCCGCTGGACGCGGACGCGGTCCGCGCCTTCGCCACCGACAAGCTGGCGCACTACAAGATCCCGCGCTACGTGCTGGTGGTCGACGAGTTCCCGATGACGGTCACCGGCAAGATCCGCAAGGTGGAGATGCGCGAGGAGTCCGCGCGCCGGCTGGGCCTGGGCTGA
- a CDS encoding fasciclin domain-containing protein: MRHRLTSRSTARATAIGAALTLAAGAALSAAPAQAADNTSLAEVLAADGNHFDRNWDDFDVVERAVLKVLSEKPDSAVGVLADPDVALTAFVPTDRAFRRLVADLTGVQKPFERGVWSTAKTLGVDTLETVLLYHVVPGSTIKYSQALGADGAELTTAQGGKVTVQVRNHRVRLADLDRDDRNARVIPALRNINKGNPQIAHGVDEVLRPANL, from the coding sequence ATGCGACACCGCCTGACCTCTCGTTCCACCGCACGTGCCACCGCCATCGGTGCGGCGCTGACCCTGGCCGCCGGAGCCGCCCTGAGCGCCGCGCCGGCCCAGGCCGCGGACAACACCAGCCTCGCCGAGGTGCTGGCCGCCGACGGCAACCACTTCGACCGCAACTGGGACGACTTCGACGTCGTCGAGCGCGCTGTGCTGAAGGTGCTCAGCGAGAAGCCGGACAGCGCCGTCGGGGTGCTGGCCGACCCGGACGTGGCGCTCACCGCGTTCGTGCCCACCGACCGGGCGTTCCGCAGGCTGGTGGCGGACCTCACCGGCGTGCAGAAGCCGTTCGAGCGCGGGGTGTGGAGCACCGCCAAGACCCTCGGCGTGGACACCCTCGAGACGGTGCTGCTCTACCACGTGGTGCCGGGGAGCACGATCAAGTACTCCCAGGCCCTCGGCGCCGACGGGGCCGAGCTCACCACGGCGCAGGGCGGGAAGGTCACCGTCCAGGTCCGCAACCACCGGGTGCGGCTGGCCGACCTCGACCGCGACGACCGCAACGCCCGGGTGATCCCGGCGCTGCGCAACATCAACAAGGGCAACCCGCAGATCGCCCACGGGGTCGACGAGGTGCTCCGCCCGGCCAACCTCTGA
- a CDS encoding ATP-binding cassette domain-containing protein, with amino-acid sequence MAVIEARGLAKTYGGKPAVSDLSFEVHPGSVTGFLGPNGAGKSTTMRLMLGLDRGAGTTTFDGVPFTSLHHPMRHVGALLEAKPFHPTRRARNHLRMLAAANAIPVSRVDEVLEQLGLASVARGKPRTFSLGMGQRLGLAAALLGDPHTLILDEPANGLDPQGIQWIRELLKSFAASGRSVFVSSHLLSEMALMADELVVIGRGRLIASGPIGDFVKSSRHNSVLARSPQATELAEALRGRGAQVEALEPGLLSVTGLDAAAIGDVAFDASIRLHELAPRTATLEEAFLEATEASQEYHAVVAPVGDDPGAPPPAGAATDSSTTARYGEDQQ; translated from the coding sequence ATGGCGGTGATCGAGGCCCGGGGGCTCGCGAAGACGTACGGCGGGAAGCCGGCCGTCAGCGACCTGTCGTTCGAGGTGCACCCGGGAAGCGTGACCGGCTTCCTCGGTCCGAACGGGGCCGGCAAGTCCACGACGATGCGGCTGATGCTCGGCCTGGACCGCGGCGCCGGCACCACCACCTTCGACGGGGTGCCGTTCACGTCGCTGCACCACCCGATGCGCCATGTCGGCGCGCTGCTCGAGGCCAAGCCGTTCCACCCGACCCGCCGCGCCCGCAACCACCTCCGGATGCTCGCCGCCGCGAACGCGATCCCGGTGAGCCGGGTCGACGAGGTGCTCGAGCAGCTCGGCCTGGCCTCGGTCGCCCGCGGCAAGCCGCGCACCTTCTCCCTCGGCATGGGGCAGCGGCTCGGGCTCGCCGCCGCGCTGCTCGGCGACCCGCACACGCTGATCCTCGACGAGCCGGCCAACGGCCTGGACCCGCAGGGGATCCAGTGGATCCGCGAGCTGCTGAAGAGCTTCGCGGCGTCCGGCCGGTCGGTGTTCGTCTCCAGCCACCTGCTCTCCGAGATGGCGCTGATGGCCGACGAGCTGGTGGTCATCGGCCGCGGCCGGCTGATCGCCAGCGGCCCGATCGGCGACTTCGTGAAGTCCTCGCGGCACAACTCGGTGCTGGCCCGCAGCCCGCAGGCGACCGAGCTGGCCGAGGCGCTGCGCGGCCGTGGGGCACAGGTCGAGGCGCTCGAGCCGGGGCTGCTCTCGGTGACCGGCCTGGACGCCGCGGCGATCGGCGACGTGGCCTTCGACGCCTCGATCCGGCTGCACGAGCTCGCGCCGCGCACCGCGACCCTGGAGGAGGCCTTCCTCGAGGCCACCGAGGCGTCGCAGGAGTACCACGCCGTCGTCGCGCCCGTCGGAGACGACCCGGGGGCTCCGCCGCCGGCCGGTGCCGCCACCGACTCCTCGACCACCGCCCGCTACGGGGAGGACCAGCAGTGA